Within Thermoleophilaceae bacterium, the genomic segment AAAGGCGTATTCCATCGGGAGTCACGTGCCCGTAGCGCTCAGCGAGGTGCCATAGCGTCATGGCCAGGCGGTCGGAGATCTTGGGGATGCCGTTCACGGCCGCCTGCAGGCTCAGCCTGCGCGCCCGCATTATCAGCCGGTGGACGAGGGCGGCGGACACCTCGGGCAGGTGCGCGATCTGAAGCGTGAACGCACGCTCGAGGTGGGCCAGACGCATCTCCGTTAACACGGTGGCGGTCACGAGGGGTGCGACCGACAGCGTGCCGTCGTCGACGATCCATGGGCTTACCACGTCGCCCGGTCCCATCAGCTCGTAGTGCTCGCGGCGCGGGATCCCAACGCACACGAGCACGAACCCGTCGAGGATGAGCGAGCCGAGATCGCCCGGCTGAGGCTGCGGAAAGTACTCCCACGGACCGCGGTCGAGCCTGACCTCGCGAGCCCGCACGGAACGCCGGGCGGCGGCGAGCCGCTCGGCGTCGAGCATCGAGCCGAGATCTGGGTCCTCGTCGATGACCCGGACGAGCAGCTCGCGACCGGCCAGCGGCACCGGCCGGTCGGCACCGTCCGACCCGAGGCCGAATAGCGAGGCGGTCTCCGGCTCTGCCATCACGCGATCACGCGGCGGCTGGCTCATGGCGCACCCCCCGGCCTAGGAATCCGGTGCCCGCTCCAGCACGAAGATCTCGAACGACCGGACCGGGTGGAACACGATCTGGCTGTGGTAGTCGATGACCCTGCGGCCGGTGATCTCGCCCACGAGCTGCATCGCCTCCTCCGCGACCGTGCTCTCGTACTCCAGCCGGAAGCGCCGGATCTCCTCTTCCTTGCCGGCGGCGAGAAGCGTCTCCTCCCCGCGCGTCAAGCCCTCTTCGAGCGCGATGAACACGTACTCGTCGTCGAGTAGCCACGCCTTCGCCGCCGCCGGCCCGCGTCCGTACTGCTTCTTGAACAGGCCGACGATCGCGTTCTCGAGCGCCGTGCGGATGGAGCCGCCGTCCTCTGAAGCTGTCGTTTCGGCTGCCATGCGGGCGATGTACCCATAGGTCAGCGAGGTCACGCGCCCGATTTGCGGGGGGGAAAGCAGGGATCTGGAGGAACAAGAGCGGCTCCGTTCGAGGTCGCTACGCATCGACCCCATGGCCCGCCCGTACCCACGAACGTGTCATCCAGCCGCTTCTGACGAGCCTGCCGGTGCTCCTCGTGAGAAAGTGTCGGCCTGCCCCCACGAGCGTACCACCGTTGCGGCAGTGCCCCTGAGTTGGCGCGTCAGCGATACAGCACGGCGTTTCGGTCCGAACGCGCGCCGGCGAACGCCTTCGGCCGCCCGCCCTGCACGTCGAGATACGAGAGTGCGCGCGCCACGCCGGCCATGTTGCCGTTGTCGTGGTCGATCATCCAGGTCTCGAGCGCCACGCGTCCATTCGCCGTCTGCACGAGCCGGAACGCGCGGGCCTGCTGCGGATAGTCCGCGAGCGAGGACGTGGTGATCACCCAGTAGCCGCCGGCGGGCGTGCGTCGCGCCTCGATGCGGTTGCGGTGGCTGTTGCCGGCGATTGCGGCGATCACGCGCGGGTCGCGGTCGAGCAACGCGAGCGCCGGCTGCGCCTCCGGGAAGCTGGTGAGCGCCTGGTGCGAGAACACAACCACCCAGCGCTTTCCCGCGCGAGCGAGCTCGCTCTTCAGCCACGCCACCTCCGCCGGCGGCAGCGTGCCGCCAGAGCCCTGGTCGCGATGCACGGTGTCGAGCACGATCGCGCGGACGTCGGTGCCGATGTCGAAGGAGTAGCGGAGCAGCGGTCCGGTGCCGCCCGCTGCGCTCGCGGCGCGCAGGCGGGCGAGAAGTTCGGCAGGCCGCAGCAGGCGCCGGCCAGGATCGGGCGGCGTGCGCGTGGTGCGGCCGGGAAGCCCCCCGGCGAGCAGGCGCGCCACCTCGGCTGCGGCGAAGCGCTCGTTTGCAGCCGACACCTGCACCGATGGGTCGAGCTGAACAACGCGGGGCGACCCGGTGGCCACGGCATTCAGCGCCGGCGTGGGCGCAATCTCGCCCTGCACGAGCAGGTCGTGGTTTCCCACCACCGGGTACCACGGCGCGTTCAGCCCCGGTGAGCGGAAACGGCGTTCGGCGGCGAGGAGCAGCCCGGGGTGACGCGGGGCATCCACGTCCGGCCGGTAGTAGAGCGGGTCCGGATTCGAGCTGCTCTGCACGCCGCTGTAGCCGGGCGCGCCGCTGTTCGGGTCGACCGTTCCGCCACGCAATACCGCGAGCGCCTGAGCGAGCTCGTTGGCCTGGTCGTTGTCGATCAGGTCGCCGGTTTCCACCACGGCCTGCGGGTGAAGGGAGTCGATCGCCCGCACGGTGGCGGCGAGTACCTGTGGCGAGAGCGCCTCCTGCGGCCGGAAGGTGGAGCTGAAGGCGCCGCCGTAGCGGTCGAGGAACGGCACGCGCGCGGGCGACTCCTCATCCCGAACGTGAGCGTCCGTGAACTGAGCGAACAGCGCGAGCTGCCGCACCGGCCGCGACCGCAGCGCGAGCTCGGTTCGATGCACGAATGGCTCACCGGGGCCACGTGCAAGCTCCCCGGTGTGACCGGGATCGACCCAGG encodes:
- a CDS encoding Crp/Fnr family transcriptional regulator; this translates as MSQPPRDRVMAEPETASLFGLGSDGADRPVPLAGRELLVRVIDEDPDLGSMLDAERLAAARRSVRAREVRLDRGPWEYFPQPQPGDLGSLILDGFVLVCVGIPRREHYELMGPGDVVSPWIVDDGTLSVAPLVTATVLTEMRLAHLERAFTLQIAHLPEVSAALVHRLIMRARRLSLQAAVNGIPKISDRLAMTLWHLAERYGHVTPDGIRLSLPVTHAQLAGITASQRPSITSALKQLRTAGVVERTPDRSWLLRGEPPADLEQLARQAGLAS
- a CDS encoding Na-translocating system protein MpsC family protein → MAAETTASEDGGSIRTALENAIVGLFKKQYGRGPAAAKAWLLDDEYVFIALEEGLTRGEETLLAAGKEEEIRRFRLEYESTVAEEAMQLVGEITGRRVIDYHSQIVFHPVRSFEIFVLERAPDS